One Terriglobales bacterium DNA window includes the following coding sequences:
- a CDS encoding nitroreductase family protein, whose protein sequence is MSEKTISAVVAERRSTPRFAETPVREEDLKKILIAGLESPSGYNLQPWRFVVVRDAEVRRNLRAAAHNQPKIEQAPVVIVALGDPDGWRQGDLDEMIRIGSEYGYAHPSKSGQTRQLIHDYLSQHENLPMWLNRQVMIALTTMMLMAEALGYDTALMEGFKDQEVRDTVYAPADMEVVCLLAIGHRDGEDKRYGGRFPSDRVLFAERFGNPFRL, encoded by the coding sequence GTGTCAGAGAAGACCATCAGTGCCGTGGTCGCGGAGCGCCGCTCCACCCCTCGTTTTGCCGAAACACCGGTGCGGGAAGAGGATCTGAAAAAGATCCTGATCGCAGGACTAGAATCACCCAGCGGCTACAATCTCCAGCCGTGGCGATTCGTCGTAGTCCGTGATGCGGAGGTTCGCAGAAACCTTCGCGCCGCCGCGCACAATCAACCCAAGATCGAGCAGGCACCGGTGGTCATTGTTGCGTTGGGCGATCCCGATGGATGGCGGCAGGGCGATCTCGATGAAATGATCCGCATCGGCTCCGAATATGGATATGCCCATCCCTCAAAATCCGGTCAGACAAGGCAACTAATCCACGATTACCTGAGCCAGCACGAAAATCTGCCTATGTGGCTCAACCGTCAGGTGATGATCGCGCTCACTACGATGATGCTGATGGCCGAGGCGCTTGGCTATGACACTGCGCTGATGGAAGGCTTCAAGGATCAGGAAGTTCGCGATACAGTTTACGCTCCGGCCGACATGGAAGTCGTCTGCCTGCTCGCAATCGGTCACCGCGATGGCGAAGACAAACGCTACGGTGGAAGATTTCCAAGCGATCGCGTGTTGTTTGCAGAACGATTCGGAAATCCATTCAGGTTGTAA
- a CDS encoding NUDIX hydrolase, which produces MRRDYPDRPFLGVGAIVIHDNRVLLVRRANPPLQGEWSIPGGLVETGETTRDAIVREVLEETALRVEVAALVEVFERILRDNQSRVQYHYVLLDYRCCVASGEAYAGSDVSEVRWVTLDELELLSVAPETCAVIRKAVDSAANKSEL; this is translated from the coding sequence ATGCGCCGCGATTATCCTGACCGCCCATTTCTTGGTGTTGGCGCTATCGTCATTCATGACAATCGGGTATTACTCGTTCGCCGGGCAAATCCTCCCCTTCAGGGCGAATGGTCTATTCCCGGCGGCTTGGTGGAAACGGGAGAGACTACTCGGGATGCGATTGTTCGTGAGGTACTCGAAGAGACCGCGTTGCGGGTTGAAGTGGCCGCATTGGTGGAAGTATTCGAACGCATTCTTCGGGACAATCAGTCTCGTGTGCAATATCACTACGTGCTCCTGGATTACCGATGCTGCGTGGCCAGCGGAGAGGCGTACGCCGGCTCCGATGTGAGCGAGGTGCGCTGGGTGACTTTGGATGAACTGGAATTGCTCTCCGTAGCGCCAGAGACATGCGCAGTAATTCGCAAAGCTGTTGATTCCGCAGCAAACAAATCGGAACTATAA
- a CDS encoding small ribosomal subunit Rsm22 family protein, with translation MLPPELAAAIAALNAEIPRGDLARTVAELSSQYRAKTRSRPQLTAMHRTAYLAARLPATYAVIARVIREAQLRVPGLRVESMIDLGAGPGAAMWAAAEQFPDLARILLIEDSAGWVEMGRRLSSSSGNSAIRNADWRQGSVTREFSLESFDFVIASYLMNEIPVQDRTRVALAAWQCTKKLLVIIEPGTPEGFANIRSLRQELIAAGGYIAAPCPHANDCPIAAGDWCHFSERLERTSEHRRAKGGERGYEDEKYSYLIFSREPVVLPAARILRHPRKHPGHAEFELCTAEGLKRETISRKQGERYKTAKKAEWGETL, from the coding sequence ATGCTTCCTCCTGAACTCGCAGCCGCAATCGCCGCATTGAACGCAGAAATTCCGCGTGGAGATCTCGCACGCACTGTGGCCGAGCTTAGCTCGCAATATCGTGCGAAGACGCGATCGCGCCCGCAGCTCACCGCTATGCATCGCACTGCGTATCTTGCGGCCCGCTTGCCGGCAACTTATGCGGTGATCGCGCGTGTGATTCGCGAAGCACAACTCCGCGTTCCAGGATTGCGCGTTGAAAGTATGATCGACTTGGGCGCTGGTCCTGGGGCAGCAATGTGGGCCGCAGCAGAGCAATTTCCTGATCTCGCGCGAATTCTTTTGATAGAAGATTCGGCTGGATGGGTCGAGATGGGCAGACGATTAAGTTCCAGCTCGGGAAATAGCGCGATTCGTAATGCCGATTGGCGGCAGGGAAGCGTCACTCGCGAATTTTCACTGGAGTCGTTCGACTTCGTGATTGCGTCGTACTTGATGAATGAAATTCCGGTGCAGGACCGGACCAGAGTCGCACTGGCGGCATGGCAATGCACGAAGAAATTGCTTGTGATTATCGAGCCAGGCACGCCGGAGGGATTTGCCAATATCCGCAGCCTTCGTCAGGAGTTAATTGCTGCAGGAGGCTATATAGCGGCGCCATGCCCTCACGCAAACGACTGCCCGATTGCGGCCGGAGACTGGTGCCACTTCTCTGAGCGTCTGGAGCGCACCTCCGAACACCGAAGAGCAAAGGGAGGGGAACGCGGATACGAAGACGAGAAGTATTCGTACCTGATTTTCTCGCGTGAGCCCGTCGTATTACCCGCCGCAAGAATTCTGCGGCACCCACGAAAGCACCCCGGTCATGCCGAATTCGAACTCTGCACTGCGGAAGGACTGAAACGGGAAACGATTTCGCGCAAGCAAGGCGAGCGCTACAAGACAGCGAAGAAGGCGGAATGGGGCGAGACTTTGTAG
- a CDS encoding YHS domain-containing protein has translation MQRDPVCNMRIDEKNAAAKVNHNGKDYYFCSQQCADKFRSNPQQYAEAVA, from the coding sequence ATGCAACGAGATCCTGTTTGCAACATGCGGATCGATGAGAAGAACGCCGCAGCCAAGGTGAATCACAACGGCAAAGATTATTACTTCTGCTCGCAGCAATGCGCGGATAAGTTCCGCAGCAATCCCCAGCAATACGCGGAAGCCGTCGCATAG
- a CDS encoding peptidylprolyl isomerase translates to MTARLIFLFCILPSFVFAQTAQSKSATTHRTTHANSTAQQAAPAANPKAIIHTTAGDLTCELFPKQAPKTVENFIGLATGTRDWTNPETHKKEHGVPLYNGTIFHRVIPNFMIQGGDPEGTGEGGPGYSFEDEISPDLNFDVPGRLAMANSGPNTNGSQFFITEVPTPHLNGHHTIFGQCTPESVELVKQIARKATDPRDNRPYDPAKITKIDITGLAKPKARPRKPAAAAHRIPPKTSTPK, encoded by the coding sequence ATGACAGCTCGTCTCATTTTCTTGTTTTGCATTCTGCCTTCTTTTGTCTTTGCCCAGACCGCGCAATCGAAGTCGGCGACAACGCATCGCACGACTCACGCCAACAGCACTGCCCAGCAGGCAGCGCCTGCGGCAAATCCCAAAGCCATCATTCACACTACCGCCGGCGATCTTACTTGCGAGCTGTTCCCAAAACAGGCTCCAAAGACGGTCGAGAACTTCATCGGCCTGGCCACGGGCACGAGGGACTGGACTAATCCCGAAACGCACAAGAAGGAACACGGTGTCCCGCTATACAACGGCACCATCTTCCATCGCGTGATTCCGAATTTCATGATTCAGGGTGGTGATCCGGAGGGAACGGGAGAAGGCGGTCCTGGCTACAGCTTTGAGGATGAGATCTCGCCTGACCTCAACTTCGATGTTCCCGGTCGCCTCGCGATGGCCAACTCCGGACCGAACACGAATGGATCGCAGTTCTTCATCACGGAAGTTCCCACACCACATCTGAACGGACATCACACGATCTTCGGCCAATGCACTCCGGAGAGCGTAGAACTCGTGAAGCAGATTGCGCGCAAGGCGACCGATCCTCGCGATAACCGTCCCTATGATCCGGCGAAGATTACCAAAATCGACATCACAGGGCTGGCAAAGCCCAAAGCGCGACCGCGGAAACCCGCAGCAGCAGCGCATCGCATACCGCCGAAAACAAGCACGCCGAAATAG